Proteins encoded within one genomic window of Manis pentadactyla isolate mManPen7 chromosome 4, mManPen7.hap1, whole genome shotgun sequence:
- the LOC130683494 gene encoding peroxisome assembly protein 12-like has product MAEYGAHITASVVDDQPSIFEVVAQDSLMTAVRPALQHVVKVLAESNPAHYGFFWRWFDEIFTLLDLLLQQHYLTKTSASFSENFYGLKRIVMGDTRKLQRLASAGLPKQQLWKSIMFLVLLPYLKVKLEKLVSSLREEDEYSIHPPSSRWKQFYRAFLAAYPFVNMAWEGWFLVQQLRYILGKAQHHSPLLSLAEVRLGRLTVQDVQALEHKPAKASMMQQPARSVKEKIKSALKKAVGGIALSLSTGLSVGVFFLQFLEWWYSFENQETIKSLTALPTPPPPEHLDYNSDSPLLPKMKTVCPLCRKTRVNDTVLATSGYVFCYSCVFNYVRSHQACPITGYPTEVQHLIKLYSPEN; this is encoded by the exons ATGGCTGAGTATGGGGCTCACATCACTGCGTCTGTGGTTGATGACCAGCCGTCCATCTTTGAGGTGGTAGCACAGGACAGTTTAATGACGGCAGTGAGACCTGCTCTTCAGCATGTGGTCAAG GTTCTCGCAGAATCAAATCCTGCCCACTATGGCTTCTTTTGGAGGTGGTTTGATGAAATCTTTACCCTACTAGATCTTCTGCTCCAGCAGCATTATCTGACTAAAACCAGTGCctcattttctgaaaatttttatGGCTTAAAACGGATTGTGATGGGGGATACACGCAAGCTTCAGAGACTGGCCAGTGCTGGTCTCCCGAAGCAGCAGCTTTGGAAGTCAATTATGTTCCTGGTTCTTCTTCCTTATCTGAAAGTGAAGCTGGAGAAGCTGGTTTCTAGCCTGAGAGAAGAAGATGAATATTCTATCCATCCCCCTTCCTCCCGTTGGAAGCAATTTTACAGAGCCTTTCTGGCAGCCTACCCATTTGTTAACATGGCCTGGGAAGGCTGGTTTCTTGTACAACAACTTCGATACATCCTAGGAAAGGCACAACATCACTCACCACTGCTGAGTCTGGCTGAAGTTCGGCTAGGTCGACTTACAGTTCAGGATGTACAAGCTCTGGAGCACAAACCAGCTAAAGCCAGCATGATGCAGCAACCAGCCAGGAG TGTTAAAGAGAAGATAAAGTCAGCTCTGAAGAAAGCTGTGGGAGGTATTGCCTTATCCCTGTCTACTGGCCTTTCTGTCGGGGTGTTCTTCCTACAGTTCCTTGAGTGGTGGTACTCATTTGAAAATCAAGAAACCATCAAATCACTGACTGCCCTGCCTACTCCACCACCACCTGAACACCTAGATTACAATTCTGATTCTCCCCTGTTACCCAAAATGAAGACTGTGTGCCCACTGTGTCGCAAAACCCGGGTGAATGATACTGTTCTTGCCACCTCTGGCTATGTATTCTGTTACAGTTGTGTGTTTAATTACGTGAGGAGTCACCAAGCTTGTCCCATCACAGGTTATCCAACAGAAGTACAACATCTAATTAAACTATACTCCCCTGAGAACTGA
- the LOC130683501 gene encoding AP-2 complex subunit beta-like isoform X1, which translates to MFICRSSVRICFPCNRTNHKNTDYITKALTERLTCINSDINSFKKLEIDFIEPMKPLGRIGLVRCLQGSQQPYQVVANTVAALPDISESHPNSTLLDLNPQNINKLLTALNECTEWGQVFILDCLSNYNPKDDREAQSICERLTPRLSHGNSVVVLSAVKVLMKFLELLPKDSDYYNMLRRPES; encoded by the exons ATGTTCATTTGCAGAAGctcagtaagaatctgctttccttgtaacagGACCAATCATAAAAACACtgattatattaccaaggctttgactgagAGACtcacgtgcataaactcagatataaaCAGCTTTAAGAAACTTGAGATTGACTTTATAGAGCCAAtgaagccccttggaagaattggCCTGGTAcgttgcttacagggttcccagcagccttaccag GTGGTGGCTAATACTGTAGCAGCATTACCTGACATCAGCGAATCTCACCCAAATAGCACCTTACTTGATCTGAACCCACAGAACATTAATAAGCTGCTGACAGCCCTGAATGAGTGCACCGAATGGGGCCAGGTTTTCATCCTGGACTGCCTGTCTAATTACAACCCTAAAGATGACCGGGAGGCTCAGAG CATCTGTGAGCGGCTAACTCCCCGACTATCTCATGGCAACTCAGTGGTGGTGCTTTCAGCAGTAAAAGTCCTAATGAAATTTCTAGAGTTGTTACCTAAGGACTCTGACTACTACAATATGCTGCG CAGGCCTGAATCTTGA
- the LOC130683501 gene encoding AP-2 complex subunit beta-like isoform X2, translated as MFICRSSVRICFPCNRTNHKNTDYITKALTERLTCINSDINSFKKLEIDFIEPMKPLGRIGLVRCLQGSQQPYQVVANTVAALPDISESHPNSTLLDLNPQNINKLLTALNECTEWGQVFILDCLSNYNPKDDREAQSICERLTPRLSHGNSVVVLSAVKVLMKFLELLPKDSDYYNMLRPES; from the exons ATGTTCATTTGCAGAAGctcagtaagaatctgctttccttgtaacagGACCAATCATAAAAACACtgattatattaccaaggctttgactgagAGACtcacgtgcataaactcagatataaaCAGCTTTAAGAAACTTGAGATTGACTTTATAGAGCCAAtgaagccccttggaagaattggCCTGGTAcgttgcttacagggttcccagcagccttaccag GTGGTGGCTAATACTGTAGCAGCATTACCTGACATCAGCGAATCTCACCCAAATAGCACCTTACTTGATCTGAACCCACAGAACATTAATAAGCTGCTGACAGCCCTGAATGAGTGCACCGAATGGGGCCAGGTTTTCATCCTGGACTGCCTGTCTAATTACAACCCTAAAGATGACCGGGAGGCTCAGAG CATCTGTGAGCGGCTAACTCCCCGACTATCTCATGGCAACTCAGTGGTGGTGCTTTCAGCAGTAAAAGTCCTAATGAAATTTCTAGAGTTGTTACCTAAGGACTCTGACTACTACAATATGCTGCG GCCTGAATCTTGA